From the genome of Clostridium sp. BNL1100, one region includes:
- a CDS encoding YdcF family protein: MKNKYLQSFLYILAAVGIMDTIIIAKRSGGMDMGILLPAIGGACIIIWALFKKTGLYMRRPSFYSKLVKVFTGLFLIWLVSFIIITAVIITSAMSDKDQRVDSVIVLGAGLKGETPTLVLKKRLDYTLDYYKLNPDVKIIVSGGQGIGETITEAEGMKRYLVKHNIPENVILKEERSTSTYENMLYSKKTYENTIGKPLDKVMIVTNDFHMFRAKILAKRAGLKPYGISSGTPWYIYPNVCLREYFALFKSLILDR; encoded by the coding sequence ATGAAAAATAAATATTTACAGTCATTTTTGTACATATTGGCTGCCGTAGGTATAATGGACACTATAATTATTGCAAAAAGAAGCGGCGGCATGGATATGGGAATTTTGCTTCCTGCTATTGGAGGCGCTTGTATAATAATATGGGCATTATTTAAAAAAACAGGATTATACATGCGACGACCAAGCTTTTACAGTAAACTTGTAAAAGTATTTACAGGACTTTTCCTCATTTGGTTGGTTTCTTTTATTATAATAACAGCTGTCATAATAACCTCGGCCATGTCCGACAAGGATCAGAGGGTTGACAGCGTAATAGTATTAGGTGCGGGGCTTAAAGGCGAAACACCAACTCTGGTTTTGAAGAAGCGACTTGATTATACCTTAGATTATTACAAACTTAATCCTGATGTAAAGATAATTGTATCAGGGGGACAGGGTATAGGAGAAACCATAACGGAAGCCGAGGGAATGAAAAGGTATCTGGTTAAGCATAATATACCAGAAAATGTAATTTTGAAAGAAGAGCGTTCTACCAGTACATATGAAAACATGTTGTATTCTAAAAAAACATATGAAAATACTATTGGAAAGCCTCTTGATAAAGTAATGATCGTAACCAATGATTTTCATATGTTCAGAGCAAAAATACTTGCAAAAAGGGCCGGACTAAAACCATACGGAATCAGTTCCGGCACTCCATGGTATATATATCCTAATGTCTGTTTAAGAGAATACTTTGCATTGTTCAAGTCTCTTATTTTAGACAGATAA